The Macaca mulatta isolate MMU2019108-1 chromosome 18, T2T-MMU8v2.0, whole genome shotgun sequence genomic interval TCTTAACAATAGGAGATTAAAACATGaatcattttatataagataAAATAGAATGAAGATGGCCTGTGATAGGAGTAAACATTTCATGGTAAAAACTATCTTACCTGAgcgttaggacaaatacctaatgtatacAGGTCTTAAAACCCAGATGATGGGTTgctaggtgcagcaaaccaccatggcacatgtatacctgtgtaacaaacctgcatgctctgtacatgtagcccagaacttaaagtaaaataaaaataataaaaaataaataaataaaaactatcttATTTGATAAAATAgttcttatatatttattaaataatacacAGCACACttgaaagaaattacaaaatgtaATGAGTTTTATTCAGTGtagcttaaaaatatatactcagTAAAACATCTcagctaaatttaaaataatcagtcACATAACATATACTGCTTTGCCTGATTGGGTATTTTTCTTACACTAGGGTTAAGTATTAAGAAGAGTAGAAAGGAATtcattggtaaaaaaaaaaaaaaaatcccaccatGTAGAGTATTCAGTAACTTGCAGATGTTCTTTCACTTTGGTTTGTGGAGGAATGCAATTTGACAAAAGACAAGGAttggaggaggctgaggtatgaatGGAAAACTGTCATTACTCCCACCACTGCCCTGTCGGAGAGGATTCCCCTCTCACATTTTCCTACATACTTTTCCGCAGTTTTAGTTTACTATGGCAAGCTTCTAgtattttggtgatttttttaaaatagtaatgttTAAAGAAGCAAAGCTAAGCATCCCTGGAGTAATAttataaatcaaaacaaatattgaccaaatatttattttaatgcagtGGTTTTCAGGAGCAATTTTTTAACATAAACTATAATTAATGTACATGATGTTAGAGACGACACCACTGGGGCAAGGTCAAGGACAGGAGTTTTCTCATGCAGCAACAGAGAAGTACTCGTAAGTATAGGAGTAGGTTTCACCCGGCTTCAGCAACTGAGGGACTGAAGAAGTGGGTAATGGTGACTTCTCCTGGAAGTCCTGGAGAAAGGTATGTTAAAGGCAGGACCATTTCCAGGAAAGCAGAGGCTGGTTCTAGAGGCAATGAGATGGGAAGGGTGTGATGAGGGGATTGGCTCAGAAATTTGGCTCAGAGGATGGTGCTTAACAAGTCACCTCTCACCTAAAATGGACCTTGGTAAACCTCTTTTATCAATAAGTCCCTACTTCAGGCAAGGTGCTAGAGACGTCTCACTCAGCCCACCATTTAGGCATAGACAATAACTAAGAatccattttataaagaaaacatcaCTGAAGAGCCCTTAAAAATAGACAATCAAACATAGTATGTAACCATCTCTGGATCCCATTTGGTCCTCAAGAAGCATTCATCGAAATGTCAAGCAGCCAAAAATGATTCCTGGTTGCATCTGGACTTGATGCATAGAGGATAATGTAGCTCTGTGGTTATGTGAAGGCGTTCCAAAGAACAGCACTTGTTCTACAGAAATATTCACAGAGCCACGTAAcagaagagggaggaggcagggtaATTGTTTTGATATGATAAAAAGTTACAGAATACGTTTTTCACTAAGGActgataaaaataatgtaaaatatcaatcaatttaaaaatgttaaatatcgatccaaagcaaatggaagaaagagGTTGAATTAAGGGAATGGAGGTGGGAGATGTCAGAGAAGGGTTTCGGCACAGAGCTGGGAGAGACAGAAGGGAAGAGGGCAAAGCTGAGAGAAACAGATGACAGAACTTCCAGGTTGAAGCCATTAGATCGTCCAAGGAGAATGAGAGGCAAATATCTGGGATAGATGCCTGGGAAATGTCTGCAAGTAAGGAGTGGCAGTGGAGAAGGAATTGAAGACCGAAAGTCAGAGATGTGCAGGAGAGCAAAATACAGAATTCCAAGGAAGAGGGGTCAACAGAGACAAATAGGTTCAAAAATTCAGTGAGGGACAATAACTTTTGATGCACAGAAGTTATTATTAGGAGGCTATTAGTAAGTCACCAAAGAGATTGTCTttcataagtttttaaaattttggtaaaatatgcagaacataaaattcaccttttaaccatttttaagtgtacattcaGTGTGGTCTTAAGTACATCCAcatgttgtgtaaccatcaccaccatccatctcctgAACTTCTTTATTGTctcaaactgaaattctgtatcatctggatgtggtggcccactcctgtaattccagcactttggaagtccgagccaggaggatcacctgaggccacaagttcgagaccagcctgggcatcgtagtgagaccctatctctttgtattaataatataataatagaatCTCTGTATCCATTACACAGCATCTTCCTATTCTCCCGTTCCCCCAGACCATGATAACCACTATTTTACTTTATGCCTCCGTGAATTTTTCTATTCTAGGTccctcacataagtggaatcatgtgtCCTTTTGTTTCCGGCAATATGTGTCCTTCTgtttctgtcttatttcactcagcataacgTTTTGAGGGTTGGTccctgttgtagcatgtatcaggatgttatttctttttaagactgaataatattctattgtcagTATATACCATAGTATATaccatggacatttgggttgtttacaccttttgtttattttgaatagtgtcacaatgaacattggtgtacaaatatATATTCGAGtgcctgttttcaattcttttgtgtatacacctggaagtaggattgctggattatacaTTAATTCTATATTTAGTTATTTGAGGAACTGCTGTATTGATGTCCACAGCTACttcaccaatttacattcccaccagcaatgcaatttctagagttccagtttctctacatcatTACCATCACTTGCTGTTTTCTGattctcaatgtggttttgaagTTCAGCATTTTTCATGTAATCACTGGCCACCAGTATCTTTGGGAAAATGCCTATTAAAGTCCTTTTTCTCTCtattaaattgggttgtttgttgttATAGAGTTgagtgctttatatattttggatgtgaattatatatcaaattattatttgtaaatattttctctcgtTCTGTACGTTACTTTTTAACTATGtcttgataatgtcctttgatgcacaaaagttatTAATCTTAATGAAGTCAAAttaatctattttctcttttggtaatggtgcttttggtgtcatattcaagaAGTCATTGTTAAGTACAATATTATGAAGCCTCTTGCCTATCTTTATTTCTAAAGTTATCATTTTGATTCTAACAATTAGGTCTTTAATCCTTTTGAGTTAACTTCTATATATGCTTCAAGGTAAGGGTCCAAATTCATTCACTGGCATGTAGATTTCTAgattttccagcaccatttgttgaaaagactgtaaTTTCCCCCACTGAATGGTCTTGAAACACTAGTCAAAATCTTTTGACCATTTACAGAAGGGTTTATTTATGGggtctctattctattccattggtctatatatctgtcttttgccaataccacatcATTTggattactgtaactttgtaataggttttgaaaacaggaaatgtgaaacctccaaattttgttctttttcaagatggtTTTGGCTATTTAAGGTGTGTTGaaattccatattaattttaggatgaGTTtttctatctttacaaaaaagtcTGTAGGTAGCTTTGGGTGAtattgtcatcttaacaatattaagtcttttaaTTCACAAACATAGTTTAATTCtgctaaacatttaaagaagaagtaataccaattcttctcaaactcttccaaataaACAAAGAGTGAGGAATCCTTCCAAACTTATTTTAGGAAGCAAGAATTACCATGATACCAAAATCACACAAGGacactataagaaaagaaaattacatgccaatatcgctgatgaacgtagatgcaaaaatcttcaaaaaagtactagcaaaccaaattcaacagcatatcaaaaggATCATTCAACATCAtgaagtggaatttatcccagggatgcaaggatggttcaatatatgcaaatcaataaatttgatataccacattaacagaatgaaggacaaaaatcatgtaaccatctcaatagatgcagaaacagcatttgaaaacatttaaaattttttcatgataaaaatttgcAAGATATTAGgcacaaaaaatatatacctcAACAAAATAAAGCCCATTGCACAGCTAAAATTATATTCAATGATGAGATTTTGAaactttttcctctaaaatcaggaacaagacaaggatgcttactctcatcacttctgttcaacatagcactggaagttctagccagagcaattaggcaaaagaaaaagataaaagatattcAAATCAGAAAGGAACAGTTAAACAATCTGGTtgagatgacatgatcttatgtatagaaaaccctaaagcaGCTACCAAAAAAtatgttagaactaataaatgagttctacaaagttgcaggatacaaaaccaacatgCAAAAATTACTAGTGTTTTTATGTACCAACAATTaactatataaaaaagaaatcaagaaaacactCCCATTTGCAATGGCTACTAAAAAGTGAAATActtggaaataaatttaaccaatgaagtgaaagatctatacactgaaaaccaaaacattgatgaaagaaactgaagaaaacacagataaataaaagatatctTGTGTTCATGGTTTGgaggaattaatattgttaacatgTCCACACCACCAAAAGGGATCCACAGATTCATTTCCATCCAATTcttataaatataagaaaaaatcctaaaatttgcatGGAATGAAAAAAGACCCCCAGTGGCCAAACTAACCTTGAAAAATAACGATGCgggaggcatcaccctacctgacttcaaaatattctACAAAGCTGTAGGAAtcaagcagcatggtactggctaaaaacagacatatagaccaacgAAACAGAATAGAagactcagaaataaatccatgcatatacagtgaattgattttcaacaaagatgccaaggaCACACAAtcaggaaaggacagtcttttcaataaaggGTGTTGAAAacaaattggatatccatatggataaaaaggaaattagatcctcatctcacaccatatacaaaagtcaactgaAAACAGATTGAAGGCTTATATGTAAGaactgaaaatgtaaaactactaaaagaaaacatagaggaaaagcttcatgacattggtctggacaaTGATTTTTTAGATATGATTCCAAAAGCACAGGCCACAGAAGTAAAGATAGACAAATGTGATTACATAAAAcagaagcttctgcacagccaaggaGTGAAGAATTCACAATCAACAGAGAGATGAGATGACCTaccaaatgggaaaaaatgaTCTGGAAcagcaaaatatatacatatacatatacatatttaaaatgggcaaaggagctgaatagacattttcaaaagaagatatacaaatggccaacagttaCATAGAAAATTGCTTAACTTCATTAAtcctcagggaaatgcaaatcagaatcacaatgagataccatcttacacccaataggatggctattatcaaagagTCAAAGGATAACAAGTGTttgtaaggatgtggagaaaagggaaccctggtacattgttggtgggaataaaATTTGTACAGCAGTTTAGAAAACATTATGGAGATTCCTCCGAATTTTAAGAACAGATCTaacatatgattcagcaatcccacttcttgGAATATATCCAAAGGGTATGAAACCTGCATGTCAAAGAATTATTTGTATCTCatattcattgcaacattattcacaataaccaagacatGAAATCAGCCTGTGTCCaccaacaaatgaataaataaagaaaatatgatatatatacacaatgaaatactattccaCCATAAAAAAAAGACAGTTCTGTCATtcgcaacaacatggatgaacctggaggatattatgttaagtgaagtaagcaaggcacagaaagacaaatactacataacctcaattatatgtggaatctaaaaacgttgaactcatagaaacagagagtagaatggtcaTTACCTGAGGGTGGTGGGGTGGAGGGGTTGGGAAGATGTTGGTAAAGGGTATGAAATTTCAGTTAAacaagaggaataagttcaaggCATCTATTTTACATCATCATGACTATATTTAATACTgttatattgtatacttgaaaattgctgagggagtagattttaagtgttctagctacaaaaatgataattatatgaggtaatggatatgctaattggcttaatttagccattccacaatgtggGCATATGTCAAAACTTCATGTTGTATAccattaatatatacaatttttatttaccatttttttaaaaaaattaactgtttaAAAAAGGTTTTGAAAACAATTTAAGAACTTCATATGCCTACCACCTAAATTTGACACAAGTTAATATGTTGTCATTCCTATGTTAAAACACAATACATTACAGATATATGTTATAggtgcttttaaaatgtttcataagtGATATTTACACATTCTTTTCCATTTGATTTCCAGTTCCTTGCTTTATGTCTAGAGATTTATTCTCTTTGACACATGATTATCCACTTCATTTATATTCACTGCTATAGAATAGTCCACTGTATAAACCTAGCTTAATTTTTCCTTATTCTTCTTTTGATatacatttaagttgtttctaaTTCTTCGCCATTGTCAAGATTGTTGCAATTCATGCCTTTATACGTGTCTTGTGCAACATAGTACATGGGTTCATCTAGGctatatatagaaagaaagagaggttttttttctttgagacagagtctcagtcagccaggctggagggcagtggcacaatctcagcccactgcaacctctacctcccaggttcaagggatccccccacctcagcctcctgagtagctaggattacaggcatgcaccgccatgcctggctaatttatttttatttttattttttgtaattttagtagagacagggtttcgccatgttggccaggctggtctcaaactcctgacctcaagtgatctgcccctctcAACCTcacaaattgttgggattacaggtgacagccactgcacgtggcctagggtatatatttaaacatagaattaccaaaATAACCAGATATTGCCAAGTTTTTCCAAAATAGTTGtaacaataaaacattttcagcAACATATTTATCAATTTTAGTTGTTCACATCACACCAGCCCTAAAAATTTAAGAATAGTTAgtattatttacaataacaaagacacagaaccaacacaaatgcccatcaatgacagactggataaagaaaatgtggtacatgtataccgtagaatactatgcagccatgaaaaggaatgagatcatgtcctttgcagggacatggatgaagctggaagccatcatcctcagcaaactaacacattaACAGAAATCCAAACACTGCTTGTTCTTGCATataattgggagttgaacaatcAGAACATGGatacagagaggggaacaacgcACACTGGGGCCagttgggggatggggggcaagggaagggagagcattaggacaaatagctaatgcatgcagggcataaaacctagatgatgggttgatcggtgcagcaaaccaccatggcatatgcaGTAAATCAccacacccatgtaacaaacctacactttCTGCATTTGTatccccagaacttaaagtaaaatagcGTATTTTCAAGATGCAGATATAATTTTATCCCCCTTTGACAAATAAACAATCAAACAATCAAAGCCTCTAATGAGCTTCTTATCCCTTTTAGCATAAAATAGAAAGTTTCTAATGTGGTTTACAAGGCTCCTCAAGTTCTGAGATCTGCCTTCTActccaggctggtcatgaactacTCTTGTTTTGAATTTTCCTTTGTATATGattaatatatttctaaattatctttCCTACGTGTAAGTGGACACTTCCCCTTTcctgagagaaaaaaagtaaagcaaaaatgATTTAAGTAAGTCATTATTTTATTGATGATGTATTTTATAGAATCACAAAATTTAGAAACGTAAGAAGGATTTCAGGTATCAACTAAATTCAAAGAAATGTGGGTTTCTAGGTTGCTACGTCTGAAGAGAAAGTATGATTTGGTTTGGTCCATTTAAAACAGGTCACAAACAGAATTACATTTCAAATTTAGAAGATACAGTATTAAATTATTCATCGTATCTTGGACATTTTTCCTCACGGAGAATTCTTCTGGAAGAAAATGTAGGTTTATATGTGTtcttataaagagaaagaaagaaaggcatacTATTTCAATCATTAAATTCTTGATGATGACTATGAGATTGAAAAGAAATATGAGTGAAGAGAATCTGTTGTTGCCAGCAGTGAGTTTACCAGAACACCTCTAGGTGAACATTTTCCAAATGGAGTGACAGACTAATTGCATCTAAGGGGATGAGAATCTGCCAAAGAAGAGGATGCTGTTGGTCTTATTTTGCCTGATGAAGAATAGGAAAGGGTGATTACAATGGAACTCTTCATTAGTTAAAAGAGGTGATGAAAACTCTGTTACTACAGCAGTGGCAGCTGTGGCCTCCGCTCCCTCCTCAGTGACCTCCACAAAGGCCTTGTGTAGGACTTCAGATACCATGAGACCGCGGCTCCCGGTCATGCCTGAGAGGTCTGCATCCCCATTGAAGAGATCCACCATTCCCATGTTTCTCAACGTGTCCTTGAGGTCATAGCTCTCTTCCACTTTGAACCGAGGCAAGTGTAAATCCACATGTGCCTCTTTCATATTCTGCAAACTTGTCCATTCCAACAATTTCTCAGCAGTGAGTTTCTCTTCAAgctatacaaatggaaaaaagaaactgatatGACTAACTATCGATCTCTAATACACCTTAACAATGAGTTGACTATGTGGAGTATCTTTATTTTGGCAATAATGTGAAATACAGAAGGTTCATTATTAGATATTATTCGAATAGGAAAAATATGAGTCTTGAATATATCAATACACtgaattatatgtgtatatgtaaatatatgtatctaAAAACAGAATCatgtttttatgtatatgtaatgtgtgcatatgtatgtatacaaatgtataatacatatgtaaaatatgaaTACAATATTTTGTATACAATGAACTGTATATATCACTATTTCTTGTGCCAACAGCTTACTACATGTGTCAATTTTTAATAGGCTCGTCTTATTTTTCTGTATACATTATTTAGTATACATTGCAATTATTGTATATACCCTAAATCTCTCTTCCCTTTTTTACTTGGTGTATTTGTAAACTTTCCTCACATTGCTATGTATTTCTCCCAGTCAAGTTTAAATTGCTGCATAATAATATCATCAAATTGATATATTATGCATGTAActctaataaattaataattaagcCTTCAGTTTGTGGCAGGCCCTATgcttaaatatttgtaatatgaAGGTGAGTAATCATTCCTCACtttgaatttttcattattttgaggaAATTTGGTCACAAGTTTTCACCTTGCTTAAACTTGGTATCTTTGGAAAAAAGTCAGGCAGTAGAAGAGTTGTAGATGCAAGTTTTTACCTTCTGCAGACCATTGATTTCATTCGGCAGCAGCACAATCATGCTTAGATCTTTGCCTTTGTATGGTATTTCCAGTACCTTGGCCTGTACATCCTCCAGCAAGGCAAAATTAAAGGACTTGTTTTGCCTCATCATCTGTACAGACTTGTATGTATTCTGCAATAAATCAATGTGTCCAACAAATACCAAGTGAGACACaagataaaaaagataatattattGAGATATCAACACATCCTTCTTCTAAGACAACCCAAGAATTTAATGAGTTAGACACAAAAGTTTCTTCAGGTATTTCTTACTAAATAAAGTATAagactaaaacaacaaaataacagacatgataaattttattttttacttgtcaTAGTACATTCCATCAGCAATGTTTAAATTTAttaacatattatattatataagtaaaatatagaCAATACCTTGTTTGGCCAAAATTTTTCCtctttagtattttctttattaaatttagtTTGCCATTGACCCTTGAAATAAATTGCGTTCACAAGAACCAGTGTGGTATCGTTGCCAATACTTCTATCAGGAagtaggtttttaattttttctgcaagagaaagaataaaaaagtctTTATACAAGGTACAAATGGTTTGTCTGGAAGATGCTTTGCAAGTGTTCGTGACTGATCATTAATTATTCACCCAAATCCTTACTTGAGACTCACTGACTTCGATCTTTGAATTATTAGACTCACTGACCAATGGTTCACCATATGCAGCTTTCTTTCAGGCTCCAGTCGGATAAAGTTACCTTGACGGAGACATCACTTCTTGTGATAGAGAAGGAGTTTAGGTTCTCTGTGTATGAGTGACTCTAGTTCATCTGATTTGGAATACTGATACACTGATTTTATCTACTCTTTCAACacatctttcctttctccctccctcctcttccgattatttttcttttaactatggGGTCCTGAATCAGAGGATGTAGGCCCTAACTGCTTTTTAGGACAAGTGATATGAGCTCTGTAATATGAAACACATGTCCTGTGCTGTCAGACACTACTTCCTGGGGTATCTTCCTATTCACTCTCATGTTGAGTTGCTGTAAGTTTGGCCTGTAATGAGAGGTGGGAGGTAGGAAAGATGTCTATGGAATGGAGGCTTTGTTAAGCTCTTTGCCCTTGATGGAGAAGACAGCTGTGATAATCCCTGCAGAACGTGTGGTTAGAGATGTGGTCCAGGCAGCTCCAGTTCAGATGGCAAAAGGATGATTTACCGGAGAGCTGCTTGTTTCCCAATTAGTAAAGGACAAGGGAGATGctttctaatgttttcttttaaatattcatcATAAAAAAATTGGTTCTGATTCAaagtaaaggacatgatctcaaaATGGGCCTGAGTGGAGACAGGGGATCCACAAAGCTATTGTCATCCAGGAACATGAGCAAATAATTCTCCGGCTGTGTTTTCATCTAATTGGCTTCCTGTAATTTCCTCCTTGGCTCCCCGAGGCTctctttatattattatttggaAAATCTCTTTATCTGGAGTGCCTTCTTCTGTCTTCCCTGCAAAGCCATCTCAATCCCCACAGCTGGTCCCCATGCAGTGTCAGGCACAGGGCTCACTCGCATAGGTTTCTCAAAGGTGTGTCTACAATGGGCGGCTCTCCTACCATTCGTTTGACTTTCCACCCAGGAGTTAATCTTCTTTCGACTTTCTTCTGGAGCCTTTGCAAAATCAACAGATTCCACACTGTTCTGGTAAAATTTCTTGATGGCATCTAAATATTCCTTTGAGACATGGAGGAGGAAAGTAGGAATTAAGAGTAATTTATGTAACTCTATATTACtaaatttagttatttataaTTATAGTAAGCCGAATCCAGAACCTGAACAGATGCAGTATCTCCTGTCCATGCATATTTTTATACAGATGCCACGTAGGCAATGCAAAAGGGTAAACAGGTCACTGAAGGTCAGTGCCGGTTTACTGATGGTATCTTATTACTCACTCTACTACCCAACCTCCTCTTTTATTACAAGATTATCCCTAAATGCACACTTCACTGATGTATTGTCAGGGTCTGGAACACTCCAGTGGGGGAGAGTTGTGGAAACGGAGCTAAAGCACTCTGAGTAAATGCTCCCCACTTGGGTCGGCCAGGCTCATCTGCCTTGCTTTCTTCCATTAGGCCACTCAGGGACACAGACACCAGGCTGCAGACGAAAGGTGGGTAGGTCAGGTGAAATTTACCTGTAAAAATTGAAACGTCTTTTCTCCGAAGAGCTTATTGGCGATCTTCAGCTCATATGCATCAGTGGATTTGTTTAATTCAGTCAGAAGCTTTTGAAACTGGTGATGAACATTTCCTGACCTATCAACCTTCAAATGTCAAAAAAGCAGATCACTGAATTACTGCATCGGTGTAAATTCTAAACCCGTGCTAAGTCTGTTAGATCAGTTCCTAAAGGCTGGTAGTCTCAATGATGACCTTTATGCTTATTCCCTGATACTTGGTGTATTTCACCTCAAATACTCTTCAAAATCTACCTTACGTTTGACTTCTTCCAGAAAATTCTTCCTGCACTAATGTACTCCAATCTTCTCTCTTCTGAACTAAAGATGCAGCACTGTCTACCATTGGGTTTTCCCCTTGTTGGCTTAAAGGGTTAGGTTTGCTTCCCAGTTAAACTGTCAGTTCCTTAAGGACAAGGACCACATTACACTTCTAACAGACATCAAGAATATGAGTATATTTAAGTTTGGATATTTTAAATAGATTATGCCAGGGAGCCCTGTTATACCTATTGGTAGTATCATCTTGTAAGACACACTGACTGATCTATGGCTCTTTCCTCACGATGGTCATTCTCTGCATGTGAGAACAGTGTGTGCCAGGTACATGGGTAAGAGCTTTACATGGGTAACTCTGAGTCTTAGGTCAATTCAGATGTAAACAAGAAAGCTCAGAGAATAGAAAAGAAACTCTATTTATAGAGACATAAATTAGAAGTGCCAAGTTTTGAACCTAAGCCTGTTAAATCTAGAACCTCCTACTTTCCAGCAAAGCATTTCTCTCTATGAAGGCTCTAAACCAATATATTCCATAGCAATCATTTTCCAAAATAGACTTGTGCTTATTCCTCTTAATCTCATTAATGactcaattaaaattaaattatttttgcaatATTACTGTGATTAGTATGATTATagctattttataataataatatttattatgacTTTATGGGCAAGACACTGTTGGAAATGTTTGCATGTATTTGCATGTATTGAG includes:
- the LOC701315 gene encoding serpin B3, whose product is MNSLSEANTKFMFDLFQQFRKSQKNNTFYSPISITTALGMVLLGARDNTAQQINKVLHFDQVPENTTEKAATYHVDRSGNVHHQFQKLLTELNKSTDAYELKIANKLFGEKTFQFLQEYLDAIKKFYQNSVESVDFAKAPEESRKKINSWVESQTNEKIKNLLPDRSIGNDTTLVLVNAIYFKGQWQTKFNKENTKEEKFWPNKNTYKSVQMMRQNKSFNFALLEDVQAKVLEIPYKGKDLSMIVLLPNEINGLQKLEEKLTAEKLLEWTSLQNMKEAHVDLHLPRFKVEESYDLKDTLRNMGMVDLFNGDADLSGMTGSRGLMVSEVLHKAFVEVTEEGAEATAATAVVTEFSSPLLTNEEFHCNHPFLFFIRQNKTNSILFFGRFSSP